In Cupriavidus taiwanensis, the following proteins share a genomic window:
- a CDS encoding COX15/CtaA family protein translates to MLLQLAIIGVLIALFPLSYVMVKGDRNKYRKLAWITAFLTLDLIMFGSFTRLTDSGLGCPDWPGCYGHSNPHAAMEPIRAAETAMPSGPVTLAKAWIEMIHRYFAMAVGVLIITLMVLAWVKRRELKQSPWFATGVLLLVCVQGAFGAFTVTLKLQPIIVVTHLMLGMALLAVLIQLGSRNDPPHPVAPQAARLRWPVRIGLLLLVIQIFLGGWVSTNYAVLACTDFPLCNGQLVPEMDFRHGFTLWRQLGMTADGDYIPHAALVAIHWVHRGFAVIVLGYLAWFALRARRLEGLSRAAGWLLATLVLQLATGMSNIVFDWPLVAAVAHNGGAAVLLLLLVRLHYNIGLTTRAAGAPAAVPTAARAT, encoded by the coding sequence ATGCTGCTGCAACTGGCCATCATCGGCGTCCTGATCGCGCTGTTTCCGCTGTCCTACGTGATGGTGAAGGGCGACCGCAACAAGTACCGCAAGCTTGCCTGGATCACGGCGTTCCTGACGCTGGACCTGATCATGTTCGGCAGCTTCACGCGGCTGACCGACTCCGGGCTGGGCTGCCCGGACTGGCCGGGCTGCTACGGGCATTCCAACCCGCATGCCGCGATGGAGCCGATCCGCGCGGCCGAGACCGCCATGCCCAGCGGGCCGGTGACGCTGGCCAAGGCATGGATCGAGATGATCCACCGCTACTTCGCCATGGCCGTCGGCGTGCTGATCATCACGCTGATGGTGCTGGCGTGGGTCAAGCGGCGCGAACTGAAGCAGTCGCCGTGGTTCGCCACCGGCGTGCTGCTGCTGGTGTGCGTGCAGGGCGCCTTCGGCGCCTTCACCGTGACCCTGAAGCTGCAGCCCATCATCGTCGTCACGCACCTGATGCTCGGCATGGCGCTGCTGGCGGTGCTGATCCAGCTGGGCTCGCGCAACGACCCGCCGCACCCGGTCGCGCCGCAGGCGGCGCGGCTGCGCTGGCCGGTGCGCATCGGCCTGCTGCTGCTGGTGATCCAGATCTTCCTGGGCGGCTGGGTCAGCACCAATTATGCGGTGCTGGCCTGCACCGACTTCCCGCTGTGCAATGGCCAGCTGGTGCCGGAGATGGACTTCCGCCATGGCTTTACGCTGTGGCGCCAGCTGGGCATGACCGCGGACGGCGACTACATCCCGCACGCGGCGCTGGTGGCGATCCACTGGGTGCATCGCGGCTTTGCGGTGATCGTGCTGGGCTACCTGGCATGGTTCGCCCTGCGTGCGCGCCGGCTCGAAGGGCTCAGCCGCGCCGCCGGCTGGCTGCTGGCGACGCTGGTGCTGCAACTGGCCACCGGGATGTCGAATATCGTGTTCGACTGGCCGCTGGTGGCGGCGGTCGCGCATAACGGCGGCGCCGCGGTGCTGCTGCTGCTGCTGGTCCGTCTCCACTACAATATCGGGCTGACGACCCGGGCCGCCGGCGCCCCCGCTGCCGTGCCGACTGCCGCCCGCGCCACATGA
- the cyoE gene encoding heme o synthase → MKDKTPSVVTATHPHSLGKLSRIRHLARQYAALTKPRVTQLAVFCAIIGMFLATPGMVPWPVLIGGAAGIWLLAGAAFAINCLVEQKIDALMRRTAWRPSATGEITTRQTLVFSAILGGAGMWLLHVYANDLTMWLTFATFLGYAVVYTILLKPATPQNIVIGGLSGAMPPALGWAAVAGEVPAEAWFLVLIIFTWTPPHFWALALYRRADYAKSGLPMLPVTHGERYTLLHILLYTLIMIAATLLPFVYGMSGYIYLAAALALGAGFLAYAWKLYRNYSDELAQRTFRFSILYLSLLFAALLVDHYFKFVPQV, encoded by the coding sequence ATGAAAGACAAGACCCCTTCCGTGGTTACCGCTACCCATCCCCATTCCCTGGGCAAGTTGAGCCGCATACGGCACCTGGCCCGGCAATATGCCGCCCTGACCAAGCCGCGCGTGACGCAGCTGGCCGTGTTCTGCGCCATCATCGGCATGTTCCTCGCCACGCCCGGCATGGTGCCTTGGCCGGTGCTGATCGGCGGCGCCGCCGGCATCTGGCTGCTGGCCGGCGCGGCCTTCGCCATCAATTGCCTGGTCGAGCAGAAGATCGATGCGCTGATGCGCCGCACCGCCTGGCGCCCGTCCGCCACCGGCGAGATCACTACGCGGCAGACGCTGGTGTTCTCCGCCATCCTGGGTGGCGCGGGCATGTGGCTGCTGCACGTCTACGCCAACGACCTGACCATGTGGCTGACCTTTGCCACCTTCCTGGGTTATGCGGTGGTCTACACCATCCTGCTCAAGCCGGCCACGCCGCAGAACATCGTCATCGGCGGCCTGTCCGGGGCGATGCCGCCGGCGCTGGGCTGGGCCGCGGTGGCGGGCGAGGTGCCGGCCGAGGCCTGGTTCCTGGTGCTGATCATCTTCACCTGGACCCCGCCGCACTTCTGGGCGCTGGCGCTGTACCGCCGCGCCGACTACGCCAAGTCCGGGCTGCCGATGCTGCCGGTGACGCACGGCGAGCGCTACACGCTGCTCCATATCCTGCTGTACACGCTGATCATGATCGCGGCGACGCTGCTGCCCTTTGTCTACGGCATGAGTGGCTACATCTACCTGGCGGCCGCGCTGGCGCTTGGGGCGGGCTTCCTGGCCTATGCCTGGAAGCTGTACCGCAACTATTCGGACGAACTGGCGCAGCGCACCTTCCGCTTCTCGATCCTGTACCTGTCGCTGCTGTTCGCTGCGCTGCTGGTCGACCATTACTTCAAGTTCGTGCCGCAGGTCTGA
- a CDS encoding SCO family protein, which yields MPSLSPASGLFAAFRRFSLLAALALALAACGQQKALFRNVDITGAADFGKDFSLTDHTGKVRTLADYKGKAVVMFFGYTHCPDVCPTTMAELKAVVEQLGPDADRVQVLFVTVDPERDTQALLAQYVPAFDPRFVGLRPADEAALQKLAKDFKVFYAKVPGSSPNNYTVDHSAGSYVFDPQGKLRLFIRHGQGPEPIAHDLKQLLS from the coding sequence ATGCCAAGCCTCAGCCCTGCTTCCGGCCTGTTTGCCGCCTTCCGCCGCTTTTCCCTGCTGGCCGCGCTGGCCCTCGCCCTGGCTGCCTGCGGACAGCAGAAGGCGTTGTTCCGCAATGTCGATATCACCGGCGCCGCCGACTTCGGCAAGGACTTCTCGCTGACCGACCACACCGGCAAGGTGCGCACCCTGGCCGACTACAAGGGCAAGGCGGTGGTGATGTTCTTCGGCTACACCCATTGCCCGGATGTCTGCCCCACCACCATGGCCGAACTGAAGGCGGTCGTGGAGCAGCTGGGGCCGGACGCGGACCGCGTGCAGGTGCTGTTCGTCACGGTCGATCCGGAGCGCGATACGCAGGCGCTGCTGGCGCAGTACGTGCCCGCCTTCGATCCCCGCTTCGTCGGGCTGCGCCCGGCCGACGAGGCCGCGCTGCAGAAGCTGGCCAAGGACTTCAAGGTGTTCTACGCCAAGGTGCCGGGCAGTTCACCCAACAACTACACCGTGGATCACTCGGCCGGCAGCTATGTGTTCGACCCGCAGGGCAAGCTGCGGCTGTTCATCCGCCATGGCCAGGGTCCGGAGCCCATCGCGCACGACCTGAAGCAGCTGTTGTCCTGA
- the rpoH gene encoding RNA polymerase sigma factor RpoH: MNAVLSADQTLTNNRLPTVPRNTGSFALTFPATVGNLDSYIQAVHRIPLLTAEEEQRLARELRDHDSVDAARRLVMSHLRLVVSIARQYLGYGLPHADLIQEGNIGLMKAVKRFDPDQGVRLVSYAMHWIKAEIHEYVLKNWRMVKVATTKAQRKLFFNLRSHKQGGHTFTPEQVEAVARELNVKPEEVMEMETRLSGGDLALEGQVDDGEEEFAPIAYLADNHNEPTRVMEAKRHDRMQVEGLEEALGKLDERSRRIIEARWLNVEDDGSGGATLHELADEFGVSAERIRQIEAAAMKKMKGALQAFA; this comes from the coding sequence GTGAACGCAGTCTTGTCTGCCGACCAAACCCTGACGAACAACCGTCTGCCGACGGTGCCCCGGAACACGGGCAGCTTTGCGCTGACCTTTCCGGCGACCGTGGGCAACCTCGACAGCTACATCCAGGCTGTCCACCGCATTCCGCTGCTGACCGCAGAGGAAGAGCAACGCCTGGCGCGCGAGCTGCGCGACCACGATTCCGTCGATGCGGCCCGCCGCCTGGTGATGTCGCACCTGCGGCTGGTGGTGTCGATCGCCCGCCAGTACCTCGGCTACGGCCTGCCCCATGCCGACCTGATCCAGGAAGGCAATATCGGCCTGATGAAAGCGGTGAAGCGTTTCGATCCGGACCAGGGCGTGCGCCTGGTGTCGTATGCGATGCACTGGATCAAGGCCGAAATCCATGAATACGTGCTGAAGAACTGGCGCATGGTCAAGGTGGCCACCACCAAGGCCCAGCGCAAGCTGTTCTTCAACCTGCGCAGCCACAAGCAGGGCGGGCACACCTTCACGCCGGAACAGGTCGAGGCCGTGGCGCGCGAGCTGAACGTCAAGCCCGAAGAAGTGATGGAGATGGAAACCCGCCTGTCGGGCGGCGACCTGGCGCTCGAAGGCCAGGTCGACGACGGCGAAGAGGAATTCGCCCCCATCGCCTACCTGGCCGACAACCACAACGAGCCGACGCGCGTGATGGAGGCCAAGCGCCACGACCGCATGCAGGTCGAGGGGCTGGAAGAAGCGCTGGGCAAGCTCGACGAACGCAGCCGCCGCATCATCGAGGCGCGCTGGCTCAACGTCGAGGACGACGGCTCCGGCGGCGCCACGCTGCATGAGCTGGCCGACGAGTTCGGCGTATCGGCCGAGCGCATCCGCCAGATCGAGGCGGCGGCGATGAAGAAGATGAAGGGCGCGCTGCAGGCATTCGCCTGA
- a CDS encoding pirin family protein: MSVIEHLLKPHVRDLGDFTVRRLLPAAATQTVGPFIFFDHMGPVQLPPGQGADVRPHPHIGLATVTYLFEGEIIHRDSLGSDQAIRPGDVNWMTAGHGIVHSERSPEHVRPEGARLHGIQTWVALPQQHEGAEPSFFHHPAATLPRIERPGLRMVVIAGDAFGQTSPVQVFSRTLYVAIELDAGASVEIPADHAERGIYPVDGAVALDGEPLPAEHMVVLTPGQPATLTATAPSRVMLLGGDPTDGHRFIYWNFVASSKVAIEAAAQRWEDDQFPRVPGETERIPLPPRKP, from the coding sequence ATGTCTGTTATCGAACACTTGCTCAAGCCGCATGTGCGCGACCTGGGCGATTTCACCGTGCGCCGCCTGCTGCCGGCCGCGGCAACCCAGACCGTCGGGCCGTTTATCTTCTTCGACCATATGGGACCGGTGCAGCTGCCACCGGGCCAGGGCGCCGATGTGCGCCCGCATCCCCATATCGGTCTGGCCACGGTTACTTATCTGTTCGAGGGCGAGATCATCCATCGCGACAGCCTGGGCAGCGACCAGGCGATCCGCCCTGGCGACGTCAACTGGATGACCGCCGGCCACGGCATCGTGCATTCCGAGCGATCGCCCGAGCACGTGCGGCCGGAGGGCGCACGCCTGCACGGCATCCAGACCTGGGTGGCGCTGCCGCAGCAGCACGAGGGCGCCGAGCCGTCGTTCTTCCACCATCCCGCCGCGACGCTGCCGCGCATCGAGCGGCCCGGCCTGCGCATGGTGGTGATTGCTGGCGATGCGTTCGGCCAGACCTCGCCGGTCCAGGTCTTCAGCCGCACGCTGTACGTGGCGATCGAGCTGGACGCGGGCGCCAGCGTGGAGATTCCCGCCGACCACGCCGAGCGCGGCATCTATCCGGTCGACGGCGCGGTCGCGCTCGACGGCGAGCCGCTGCCGGCCGAGCACATGGTGGTGCTCACGCCGGGCCAGCCGGCCACGCTGACGGCCACGGCGCCGTCGCGCGTGATGCTGCTCGGCGGCGACCCGACCGACGGGCACCGCTTTATTTACTGGAATTTCGTCGCCAGCAGCAAGGTGGCGATCGAGGCCGCGGCCCAGCGCTGGGAGGACGACCAGTTCCCGCGCGTGCCCGGCGAGACCGAGCGCATTCCGCTGCCCCCGCGCAAGCCCTGA
- the ybiB gene encoding DNA-binding protein YbiB codes for MTTAAAPFPAARFIKEIGRGVNGARALPREDAQALFDAMLAGRVSDLELGAILMAYRIKGEAPHELAGMLEAAHAHCEPLPAPPDRQVVVIPSYNGARKQPNLVPLLALLLAREGIPVLVHGTRVFEGRVTSMALFEALGVPLCASTAEAAARLRDGDGNGPLAVLPVDVLSPGLSRLLERRTVIGLRNSSHTVAKMLQPVGEHSPAEGLRLYSYTHPEYRETLTDYFSHEPANVLLARGTEGEVVADARRTGRIDWLHEGHQHTLVGQAGGSIGDVPELPPGSDAGLTVAWIRRVLDGAVPVPAPITIQIEAVRECLRQGTRVTWASPV; via the coding sequence ATGACCACCGCCGCCGCCCCATTTCCCGCCGCCCGCTTTATCAAGGAGATCGGCCGCGGCGTCAACGGCGCGCGCGCGCTGCCGCGCGAGGACGCGCAGGCCCTGTTCGACGCCATGCTGGCGGGCCGCGTGTCCGACCTGGAGCTGGGCGCCATCCTGATGGCCTATCGCATCAAGGGCGAGGCGCCGCACGAGCTGGCCGGCATGCTGGAGGCCGCGCATGCGCACTGCGAGCCGCTGCCGGCGCCGCCGGACCGGCAGGTGGTGGTGATCCCCAGCTACAACGGCGCGCGCAAGCAGCCCAACCTGGTGCCGCTGCTGGCGCTGCTGCTGGCCCGCGAAGGCATTCCGGTGCTGGTGCACGGCACGCGCGTGTTCGAGGGTCGCGTGACCAGCATGGCGCTGTTCGAGGCCCTGGGCGTGCCCCTGTGCGCGAGCACCGCCGAAGCCGCGGCCAGGCTGCGCGATGGCGACGGCAATGGCCCGCTGGCGGTGCTGCCGGTGGATGTGCTGTCGCCCGGGCTGTCGCGGCTGCTGGAGCGGCGCACCGTGATCGGCCTGCGCAATTCCTCGCACACGGTGGCCAAGATGCTGCAGCCGGTGGGCGAGCACTCGCCGGCCGAAGGCCTGCGGCTGTACAGCTACACGCACCCCGAATACCGCGAGACGCTGACCGACTACTTCTCCCACGAACCCGCCAACGTGCTGCTGGCGCGCGGCACCGAGGGCGAGGTGGTGGCCGATGCCCGGCGCACCGGCCGCATCGACTGGCTGCATGAAGGCCACCAGCACACGCTGGTGGGCCAGGCCGGCGGCTCGATCGGCGACGTGCCGGAGCTTCCGCCGGGCAGCGATGCCGGCCTGACCGTGGCCTGGATCCGGCGCGTGCTGGACGGCGCGGTGCCGGTGCCGGCGCCGATCACCATCCAGATCGAGGCCGTCCGCGAATGCCTGCGCCAGGGCACTCGCGTGACCTGGGCCAGCCCGGTCTGA
- a CDS encoding ABC transporter ATP-binding protein — MDKFVSIENVGQTFKTRKGPFVALRDINLHIAEGEFITLIGHSGCGKSTLLNLLAGLATPTTGALICAGREIAGPGPERAVVFQNHSLLPWLTCFENVYLGVERVFSASEGKAQLRARTHDTLALVGLSHAEGKYPHEISGGMKQRVGIARALAMAPKVLLMDEPFGALDALTRAHLQDELIKIVAGTRSTVVMVTHDVDEAVLLADRIVMMTNGPAATVGEILKVELPRPRDRVALADDPAYHRCRTAVLDFLYRKQRNPALLQAA; from the coding sequence ATGGACAAGTTCGTCAGCATCGAAAACGTCGGCCAGACCTTCAAGACCCGCAAGGGACCGTTCGTCGCCCTGCGCGATATCAACCTGCATATCGCCGAGGGCGAGTTCATCACGCTGATCGGCCATTCCGGCTGCGGCAAGTCCACGCTGCTGAACCTGCTGGCGGGACTGGCCACGCCCACCACGGGCGCGCTGATCTGCGCCGGGCGCGAGATCGCCGGGCCGGGGCCGGAGCGCGCGGTGGTGTTCCAGAACCATTCGCTGCTGCCGTGGCTGACCTGCTTCGAAAACGTCTACCTGGGCGTGGAGCGGGTGTTCTCGGCCAGCGAGGGCAAGGCGCAGCTCAGGGCGCGCACCCACGACACGCTGGCGCTGGTCGGCCTGAGCCACGCCGAGGGCAAGTATCCGCACGAGATCTCCGGCGGCATGAAGCAGCGCGTGGGCATTGCCCGCGCGCTGGCGATGGCGCCCAAGGTGCTGCTGATGGACGAGCCCTTCGGCGCGCTCGATGCGCTCACGCGTGCGCACCTGCAGGACGAGCTGATCAAGATCGTGGCGGGCACGCGCAGCACGGTGGTGATGGTGACGCACGATGTCGACGAGGCCGTGCTGCTGGCGGACCGCATCGTGATGATGACCAACGGCCCGGCCGCCACCGTCGGCGAAATCCTCAAGGTGGAGCTGCCGCGCCCGCGCGACCGCGTGGCGCTGGCGGACGATCCGGCCTACCACCGCTGCCGCACCGCGGTGCTGGACTTCCTCTACCGCAAGCAGCGCAATCCGGCGCTGCTGCAAGCGGCGTAG
- the ntrB gene encoding nitrate ABC transporter permease, with protein MNAIASTTPDAAADPDTKERTRRREQEISAQARRAARRETAAALVLKAVPPLLGFALFVLAWHGIAIMIPAIPTPGATWNAAVPLFADPFYRNGPNDQGIGWNVLASLARVAAGFGLAALVGIPAGFLIGRFAFLNAMTAPVISLLRPVSPLAWLPIGLLLFKAANPAAIWAIFICSIWPMVINTAVGVTRVPQDYLNVARVLDLSEWKVFTRVLLPAVLPYMLTGVRLSIGTAWLVIVAAEMLTGGTGIGFWLWDEWNNLKVEHIVIAIFVIGIIGLLLEHALLALARRFSYGTN; from the coding sequence TCCACCACGCCCGATGCCGCAGCCGATCCCGACACCAAGGAACGGACACGCCGGCGCGAACAGGAAATCTCCGCGCAGGCCCGGCGCGCGGCACGCCGCGAGACCGCTGCCGCGCTGGTGCTCAAGGCGGTGCCGCCGCTGCTGGGCTTCGCCCTGTTCGTACTGGCCTGGCACGGCATCGCCATCATGATCCCGGCCATCCCCACGCCGGGCGCGACGTGGAACGCCGCGGTGCCGCTCTTTGCCGACCCGTTCTACCGCAACGGTCCCAATGACCAGGGCATCGGCTGGAACGTGCTGGCGTCGCTGGCGCGCGTGGCAGCGGGCTTCGGCCTGGCCGCGCTGGTCGGCATCCCGGCCGGCTTCCTGATCGGGCGCTTCGCCTTCCTGAACGCCATGACCGCGCCGGTGATCAGCCTGCTGCGGCCGGTTTCGCCGCTGGCATGGCTGCCGATCGGGCTGCTGCTGTTCAAGGCGGCCAATCCGGCCGCGATCTGGGCGATCTTCATCTGCTCGATCTGGCCGATGGTGATCAACACCGCGGTGGGTGTCACGCGCGTGCCGCAGGACTACCTGAACGTGGCGCGCGTGCTCGACCTGTCGGAATGGAAGGTGTTCACGCGCGTGCTGCTGCCCGCGGTGCTGCCTTACATGCTGACCGGCGTGCGGCTGTCGATCGGCACGGCCTGGCTGGTGATCGTCGCGGCCGAGATGCTCACCGGCGGCACTGGCATCGGCTTCTGGCTGTGGGACGAGTGGAACAACCTGAAGGTCGAGCACATCGTGATCGCGATCTTCGTGATCGGCATCATCGGGCTGCTGCTGGAGCACGCGCTGCTGGCGCTGGCCCGGCGCTTCAGCTACGGCACCAACTGA